A genomic region of uncultured Paludibaculum sp. contains the following coding sequences:
- a CDS encoding metalloregulator ArsR/SmtB family transcription factor, producing the protein MYIKRVESVFEIIAEPNRRAILSLLVSSQQSVGEIERHLRMPQPTVSKHLRVLRDAGFVESTVDAQRRLYRLKPEPLQEVDAWLAPFRRFWSAHLDALERHLDRMDQATPAPAEKKTRRRR; encoded by the coding sequence ATGTATATCAAGAGGGTGGAATCTGTTTTTGAGATCATTGCGGAGCCGAACCGCCGCGCGATACTGAGCCTCCTGGTTTCGTCACAACAGTCGGTTGGCGAGATTGAGCGTCATCTTCGTATGCCGCAGCCGACCGTGTCGAAGCATCTCCGAGTGCTGCGAGATGCCGGGTTCGTGGAATCCACCGTGGACGCACAGCGCCGCCTTTACCGGTTGAAACCGGAACCACTGCAGGAGGTGGATGCCTGGTTGGCTCCGTTCCGCCGCTTCTGGTCCGCCCACCTGGATGCTCTCGAACGCCACCTCGACCGCATGGATCAAGCAACACCAGCACCAGCGGAAAAAAAGACAAGGAGAAGAAGATGA
- a CDS encoding SRPBCC family protein, whose protein sequence is MNDREQYTPGPANGARVQKDGEKWTLVLVRELRHSPEKVWKALTEPEHLREWAPFDADRSLGTAGTTVQLTTVGAPTTMVSETKVTRADAPKVLEYSWGGQDIRWELEASGGGTRLTLWHNIDRRFISWGAAGWHLCFDVLDRFLTGEPIGRIVGPEAMKFDGWQRLTTEYAKQFGVEPPGWSPMAAKP, encoded by the coding sequence ATGAACGATCGCGAGCAGTACACACCAGGTCCGGCCAACGGGGCACGGGTACAAAAGGACGGAGAGAAGTGGACACTCGTCCTCGTTAGGGAACTTCGGCACTCCCCGGAGAAAGTCTGGAAGGCGCTGACCGAGCCGGAGCACCTGCGCGAGTGGGCGCCCTTTGACGCCGATAGAAGCCTGGGCACGGCTGGAACCACGGTGCAGCTCACCACGGTGGGAGCGCCCACGACAATGGTCTCCGAGACAAAAGTGACGCGCGCCGACGCTCCCAAGGTGCTTGAGTACAGCTGGGGAGGCCAGGACATCCGGTGGGAACTCGAAGCCTCTGGTGGAGGCACGCGCCTCACGCTCTGGCACAACATCGATCGCCGCTTCATCTCGTGGGGCGCCGCGGGCTGGCACCTCTGCTTCGACGTGCTTGACCGGTTCCTTACGGGTGAGCCGATTGGACGCATCGTCGGCCCGGAGGCCATGAAGTTCGACGGCTGGCAGCGATTGACCACCGAGTACGCAAAGCAGTTTGGCGTGGAACCCCCCGGTTGGTCGCCCATGGCCGCGAAGCCCTGA
- a CDS encoding DoxX family protein encodes MESALRNPALVAARINPKAAAIVYWIVTALFCLQMSFTAYAQLSLPQVAEAFTRLGFPAYFRVELSCAKLLGVVLLLAPVPQRLKEWAYAGFAINLASALIAHLSVGDGPEAWGWAAATGALWGLSYFCWRRRQATPASASPRACDGLG; translated from the coding sequence ATGGAATCAGCCCTGCGGAACCCGGCCCTGGTGGCCGCGCGGATCAACCCCAAGGCCGCGGCCATCGTCTACTGGATCGTCACCGCCCTCTTCTGCCTGCAGATGAGCTTCACCGCTTATGCGCAACTCTCCCTGCCGCAGGTGGCGGAGGCGTTTACCCGGCTCGGCTTCCCGGCCTACTTCCGGGTGGAACTCTCCTGCGCCAAGCTCCTCGGCGTAGTGCTGTTGCTTGCGCCTGTGCCCCAGCGACTCAAGGAGTGGGCCTACGCTGGCTTCGCCATCAACCTCGCCTCGGCGCTCATCGCTCACCTCTCGGTGGGCGATGGCCCGGAGGCGTGGGGCTGGGCGGCGGCCACGGGTGCGCTGTGGGGGCTCTCGTATTTCTGCTGGCGCCGCCGACAGGCCACGCCGGCCAGCGCCTCACCGCGCGCCTGCGACGGCCTAGGTTGA